In the Brevundimonas mediterranea genome, GCTTTGACATGTCTGTGACCAGCCAGGTTCGCTATACCGTAATGCGAGCCGACCGTTCCGTCTTCGACGAAACGGTGGCGGCGACCGGCACAGCGACCATGGGTCAGGCCTTCATGGGCGTGGAACGTCTTCGGATGGCCAACGAAGCCTCGATCCGCGAAAACATCAAGGAATTCCTGACCCGCTTCCGCGCCCGCGCGCGCTGATCGGATCAAAGGACGACCACGGCGACGGCGGGCCGCGACCCGCCGTCGCCTTTCGTCTCAGATCACCCCGAACAGCCGCAGGGCCTGATAGCCGGCGGACAGCAACACAACGGCCCCGACGCCGTAGGTCAGGATCCGACGGGGCGCGATCCGCGCGATCACCCCGGCGAAGGGCGCGGCGATCAGACCGCCCAGGATGAGGCCCAGGATGGAGGCGGCGTGGGTGGCGACGCCTTTGGCCTCCGCCCAGTGACCGGTCAGCAGGGCGGCCAGGAAGGTCGCCGAAATGGCCGAGGTGACGAAGAACTCCGCCGTATTGGTGGTGCCGATCGCGGCGCGCGGATCGCCCCCCGACCCCACCAGGGTCGTCGTGACCGTCGGCCCCCAGCCGCCGCCGCCGATGGCGTCGAAGAACCCGCCGACGACGCCCAGCGGCCCCGCGAACCTGACCGGGAAGATCCGCGCGCGAGTCTGGCGGGTCGCGCGCCAGATGATCACGCCCCCCATGATCGCCAGGTAGGCGGTGATCCAGGGCTTGACCAGGTCGCCGTCGATGCTGGTCAGGACGAAGGCTCCCAGGCAACCGCCCACCACCCCGCCCATGGCCAGGGGCACGAACAGTTTCCAGTTTACATTCTTGTTGACCGTGTGAGATCCGGCCGACGCCGCCGTGGTGAAGACCTCTGCGGCATGGACGCTGGCCGAAGCTGTCGCAGGGGGCACGCCGAACGACAGCAGGACCGTCGAGGAGATGACGCCGTAAGCCATGCCCAGGGCCCCATCGACGGACTGGGCCAGGAAACCGACGAGGAGAAAGACGAGGAAATCTTGCATGGCCGCCCCTGAAAATCCGCCCGACGGTGCGTGTTATTTTCCTACTGGGTCAATAGGAGAAGGATTCGACGCGGCTTGCAGAAGGCTTCGCGCCTCGAACACCGCGGCGACGGCGTCGCGCCCATCCTGCAGGACCGGCTGCAACGGGCAGGTCTCGACGTCCGGACAGGTCTCGCAAGGCCCGTGGGCGGTGCGCGACGCGCAGGGCGCCAGGGCCAGGGGGCCTTCCAGCGCCCGGATCACATCGGCGAAACTGATGGTCTCGGCCGGCGCCGCCAGGGCGTAGCCTCCGGTCCGCCCCCGCTTGGACACCAGCAGATTTTGACGACGCAGATCCAGAAGTATGGCTTCTAGGAATTTGCGCGGGGCCGTGGCGGCCTCGGCGATCTCGCCGATGGTGGCGGGGCCGCCGCCCGGCAGGCCGGCCAGATGGATCATGGCGCGCAGGGCGTAGCGGGACCGGTTCGACAGCATGGTCCGTGATCGCGCGACCGCGCGCCGGACGCAAGACGCCGTTCGCCGTCCGGCCCGACCTCATCCCGGCCGGCCCAGCCGCGCCGCCGCCGCCAGGATCTGCGGACCGGTATAGGGTTTCAGCACCAGGGCCTCGGCCAGGGGGGCGTAGCGGGCGGCGGCCTCAGCGTCGCCGGAAATGAAAATCACCCGAATGTCCCAGCGCCGCGTCAGAACCTCGGCCAATTCGCCCCCGGTCGTGGCGCCGGACAGATTGATGTCCAGCAGGGCGCCGTCGATGGCGTGAAGGGCCGCCGCAGCCTCGGCCGCCGCCGCGCTGTGGAACGGGCCCACCACCCTGTGCCCGGCCTCGGTCAACAGCTCCGTCAGGTCGGCGGCCACCTCGGCGTCATCCTCGACCACCAGCAGGGTCAGGGGCTCCAGATCGCCCCCCACGACGGCGATCTCGGCCGGCCGGGGCGCGGCCCCTTCAGCGGAACCGGATGTCTGGGCCACGATGACCCGACGCAGATCGCGCCAGACCTCGACCGCCGGCCGGTCGCTATCCAGGCCATAGAGGCCCGCCATGGTCTTCAGGTCGCGCGCATCGTCCGGCGACAGACGGCCGCCCGCCGCGGTGAGACGCGCGTCATACAGGCGGCACAGCCGTTCCACGCTGTCGGCGCCGTCCGGAGTCGCGTCGGCGGCCTGGGCGACAGGCTTCGACGGCGGCGGGCGATCGAACATGACGTCCTCCTCACGGCTGATCGGCCGTCAGCTAGTCGTTTGGAACCCTCGGCGTAAGCGCCTCTGACGCCATCGTTATCCAAAATCACAATCCCGGCGCCGACCGGGGTCCCCGCCGACAATCGACATCGCGCCCCTCGGCGCGCTAAGGACGGCCCTCCCTTTCTCCAGGATTGCCCCCTTGCGTCTGCCCCAGGCCCGTCTCGATCAGGTGCTCGACCGTTTCCACGAGGTGGAGGCCCGCATGGGTGCGGCGACGGACGGCGTCGAGATCGTCCGCCTGTCCAAGGAGCACGCCGAGCTCAAGCCCGTCGCCGACGCGGTCCAGGGTCTGGCCCGACTCCGCGCCGAGATGGCCGATCTGGAGGTCATGGCCGCCGATCCCGAAATGGCCGCCATGGCCCAGGACGAGCTGCGCGACCTGACCGAGCGCCTGCCGCAGATGGAGCGCGACGTCGCTCTGCTGCTGGCCCCGCGCGACGCCGACGAGAACGCCTCGGCCGTGCTGGAAGTCCGCGCCGGCACCGGCGGCGACGAGGCGGCCCTGTTCGCCGGCGACCTTTTCCGCATGTATTCGCGCTACGCCGCCACGCGCGGCTGGCGGATCGAGCTGGATTCAGCGACCGAAGGGGACGCCGGCGGCTACAAGGAGATCATCGCCACCGTCACCGGCGACGGCGTCTTCGGCCGGCTGAAGTTCGAGAGCGGCGTCCACCGCGTCCAGCGCGTGCCGACCACCGAGGCCGGGGGCCGCATCCACACCTCGGCCGCCACCGTCGCCGTCCTGCCCGAGGTCGAGGACGTCGAGATCGAAATCCTGGAAAAGGACATCCGCATCGACACCTTCCGCGCCTCCGGCTCGGGCGGCCAGCACGTCAACAAGACCGACTCGGCCGTGCGGATCACCCACCTTCCGACCGGAATCGTGGCCACCAGCTCCGAGAAATCGCAGCACGTGAACCGCGACAAGGCGATGAAGAACCTGCGGGTCCGCCTGTACGACATGCAGCGCCAGGCCAAGGATCTGGCACGCGCCGACTCGCGCAAATCCCAGGTCGGGTCGGGCGACCGGTCCGAGCGGATTCGCACCTACAACTTTCCGCAAGGCCGGGTGACCGACCACCGCATCGGCCTGACCCTGCACAGCCTGCCCCAGATCCTGGAAGGCGATCTGGACCCCATGCTGAACGCCCTGATCGCCGAGGACCAGGCCGCACGCCTGGCGGATCTCGAGGCCGAGTTCGGCTGATCAGCCCAGCACGCCCAGCATGGGCAGGCACAGCACCAGGGCCGTGACGGCTGTATAGCCGGCGAAGGCGTGGACCGACCGGCGACGGCCGCTCAGGGCCGTAGGCTCGGCGATGCGGACGGCGCGATCATTCCACAGCAGATACAGGGCCTGGATCGTCCACCCGGCCAGGAAGGCCGCGACCGCCCAGCCGCTGAGCGCCGCCAGGGCCGCGCCGGAGGCCAGGACCAGCATGGCGCCCAGCGCAATCACCCCGTCCCCGACCTGGTCGGTGACGGACACCGGGATCAGCCCCGACAATGCACGCTGCAAACGCCAGTTGAGCCAGGCCTGATACAGAAGCATCAGCCCGCCCAAGACGTAGAACACCCCTATCGCGCGCGCTGCCCACTCCATGGCGGGAATAAGGCGTCATTCCCGCCCGGGCCGTAAGTGCGGAAAACCCCTTAGTCGGCTGAAAAGGTCCAACCGGCGCAAACGAGACACAACCGATGATATCTCAGGCTGCGCGCGTCTGCTCGGCCTGGAGCGCCCGGACGACCGCCGGACGCCGGCCCATCCGGTCGTAATGGGCGCGTACATTCGGAAACTCGGCCACATCCACGCCGTCGCCTTCCAGCCAGCCGGTGAAGGTGAACAGATAGGGATCTGCGACGGAATAGGCGTCGCCCATCACCCAGTCGCTGTCTCCGTTCCGGGCCAGATCCGCCTCGATCAGGGTGAAACAGTCCCGCATGTTCTGCGCCACCTTGGCCGCCATCGAGGCCTGGGCCGCAGCGTCGTCGCTCCAGCGCGAGGCCCGGCGGCCATGGGCGTGGGCGACGTGGACAGTCGAGGCCAGATAGAGGTTGAAGGCCTGCATCCGCGCAAGAGCGAAGGGCTCGACGGGCGCCAGCAGACCCTGCGGAGCGAGGGCGGCGATATAGGCCAGAATGGCCGGGCTTTCGGTCAGGACGCCCTGATCGGTCACCAGAGCCGGAACCCGCCCCTTGGGATTGATCGCCAGAAACTCGGGCCGGCGCTGGTCCCCCTGGCCGAAGTCGACCAGGCGGGCTTCGAACGCCAGGCCGGACTCTTCCAGCGCGATATGGCTGGCCCGGCTGCAGGATCCGGGGGCGGTATAGAGGGTCAGCATGATCGGCCTCGTCGGGAAAGAAAAAGGCGACGAGAACCTCGCCGCCTTTCCGTCTCTTACAGGTCCAGCAGGGCCCGCTGCGGGTCTTCCAGCAGTTCCTTGATGCGGACCAGGAAGGTCACGGCTTCCTTGCCGTCGACAATGCGGTGATCATAGCTGAGGGCCAGGTACATCATCGGACGGATCTTGACCTCGC is a window encoding:
- a CDS encoding sulfite exporter TauE/SafE family protein; amino-acid sequence: MQDFLVFLLVGFLAQSVDGALGMAYGVISSTVLLSFGVPPATASASVHAAEVFTTAASAGSHTVNKNVNWKLFVPLAMGGVVGGCLGAFVLTSIDGDLVKPWITAYLAIMGGVIIWRATRQTRARIFPVRFAGPLGVVGGFFDAIGGGGWGPTVTTTLVGSGGDPRAAIGTTNTAEFFVTSAISATFLAALLTGHWAEAKGVATHAASILGLILGGLIAAPFAGVIARIAPRRILTYGVGAVVLLSAGYQALRLFGVI
- a CDS encoding RrF2 family transcriptional regulator gives rise to the protein MLSNRSRYALRAMIHLAGLPGGGPATIGEIAEAATAPRKFLEAILLDLRRQNLLVSKRGRTGGYALAAPAETISFADVIRALEGPLALAPCASRTAHGPCETCPDVETCPLQPVLQDGRDAVAAVFEARSLLQAASNPSPIDPVGK
- a CDS encoding response regulator yields the protein MFDRPPPSKPVAQAADATPDGADSVERLCRLYDARLTAAGGRLSPDDARDLKTMAGLYGLDSDRPAVEVWRDLRRVIVAQTSGSAEGAAPRPAEIAVVGGDLEPLTLLVVEDDAEVAADLTELLTEAGHRVVGPFHSAAAAEAAAALHAIDGALLDINLSGATTGGELAEVLTRRWDIRVIFISGDAEAAARYAPLAEALVLKPYTGPQILAAAARLGRPG
- the prfA gene encoding peptide chain release factor 1, giving the protein MRLPQARLDQVLDRFHEVEARMGAATDGVEIVRLSKEHAELKPVADAVQGLARLRAEMADLEVMAADPEMAAMAQDELRDLTERLPQMERDVALLLAPRDADENASAVLEVRAGTGGDEAALFAGDLFRMYSRYAATRGWRIELDSATEGDAGGYKEIIATVTGDGVFGRLKFESGVHRVQRVPTTEAGGRIHTSAATVAVLPEVEDVEIEILEKDIRIDTFRASGSGGQHVNKTDSAVRITHLPTGIVATSSEKSQHVNRDKAMKNLRVRLYDMQRQAKDLARADSRKSQVGSGDRSERIRTYNFPQGRVTDHRIGLTLHSLPQILEGDLDPMLNALIAEDQAARLADLEAEFG
- a CDS encoding glutathione S-transferase family protein; this translates as MLTLYTAPGSCSRASHIALEESGLAFEARLVDFGQGDQRRPEFLAINPKGRVPALVTDQGVLTESPAILAYIAALAPQGLLAPVEPFALARMQAFNLYLASTVHVAHAHGRRASRWSDDAAAQASMAAKVAQNMRDCFTLIEADLARNGDSDWVMGDAYSVADPYLFTFTGWLEGDGVDVAEFPNVRAHYDRMGRRPAVVRALQAEQTRAA